A genomic region of Roseateles amylovorans contains the following coding sequences:
- a CDS encoding CinA family protein has translation MLLPEESELIERVALALIQRKERMGTAESCTGGLIAAACTSLAGSSQWFERGVVSYSNEAKTELLGVPAALIGLHGAVSGEVAEQMARGLVAHAPVDWALAVTGVAGPGGGSEAKPVGTIWLALMHGRTRVRVWREHFSGDRHAVREQTVRAGLQALCDALEDRDS, from the coding sequence ATGCTGTTACCCGAAGAATCCGAACTGATCGAGCGCGTCGCGCTGGCGCTGATCCAGCGCAAGGAGCGCATGGGCACGGCCGAGTCCTGCACCGGCGGACTGATCGCCGCCGCCTGCACCAGTTTGGCCGGATCCAGCCAGTGGTTCGAGCGCGGCGTGGTGAGCTACAGCAATGAGGCCAAGACGGAACTGCTGGGTGTCCCCGCGGCCTTGATCGGGCTGCACGGCGCCGTGAGCGGCGAGGTGGCCGAGCAGATGGCACGCGGGCTGGTGGCCCACGCGCCGGTGGACTGGGCCTTGGCGGTCACCGGCGTGGCGGGCCCGGGTGGCGGCAGCGAGGCCAAGCCGGTCGGCACCATCTGGCTGGCGTTGATGCACGGACGCACCCGGGTGCGGGTCTGGCGAGAGCACTTCAGCGGCGATCGCCATGCGGTGCGCGAGCAGACGGTGCGCGCCGGGCTGCAGGCACTGTGCGATGCGCTCGAGGACCGCGACAGCTGA
- a CDS encoding phosphatidylglycerophosphatase A family protein, which produces MTDPLMTLPPEDGEPLAPPPAAPEAPTRRAPKRPGFLFMARHPAHWIALGFGSGLSPKAPGTVGSLWGWASFLVLNAWLTPLQWAGVIGVSLLIGWWAATVTARHLGICDPGAVVWDEIVAVWLILWLLMPVGFWWQLAAFGVFRYFDAAKPGPVRWADGLFKTAPGETVGARQGFGILFDDLVAAGCTLVVLAVARAISLATGMA; this is translated from the coding sequence ATGACCGATCCCCTGATGACGCTCCCGCCCGAGGACGGCGAACCGTTGGCGCCACCGCCTGCCGCGCCCGAGGCACCGACGCGCCGCGCGCCGAAACGCCCCGGGTTCCTGTTCATGGCCCGTCATCCGGCGCACTGGATCGCGCTGGGCTTTGGCAGCGGGCTTTCGCCCAAGGCCCCGGGCACCGTCGGCTCGCTGTGGGGCTGGGCCAGTTTCCTGGTGCTCAATGCGTGGCTGACGCCGCTGCAGTGGGCCGGTGTGATCGGCGTGTCCCTGCTCATCGGATGGTGGGCCGCCACGGTCACCGCCCGGCACCTGGGCATCTGCGATCCCGGCGCAGTGGTGTGGGACGAGATCGTCGCGGTCTGGCTCATCCTGTGGCTGCTGATGCCGGTGGGGTTCTGGTGGCAGTTGGCCGCGTTCGGGGTCTTCCGTTATTTCGACGCCGCCAAACCGGGTCCGGTGCGCTGGGCAGACGGACTCTTCAAGACGGCGCCAGGTGAAACCGTCGGGGCGCGGCAGGGATTCGGCATCCTGTTCGACGATCTGGTGGCCGCCGGATGTACGCTGGTGGTGTTGGCGGTCGCGCGTGCGATCAGCCTCGCCACCGGGATGGCTTGA
- the thiL gene encoding thiamine-phosphate kinase, whose amino-acid sequence MGEFDLIARYFTRPGRTEGGVVTHGIGDDCAVLTPTPGWQWLVSADMLVEGRHFLSTVAPRRLGHKALAVNLSDLAACGATPRAFFLSLAMPSANEDFLAGFSAGLFELADAHGIVLAGGDTTAGPLNINITVMGEAPPGTALLRSGARAGEDVWVSGTLGDARLALEVFRGSLSLPGEAFEAVRLAMELPQPRVALGQALRGIATAAIDVSDGLAGDLGHLLKRSNVGAELHLADLPRSSVLGAMPEAVQQLCLLTGGDDYELVFTAPADARARVLDAGRSTGTPVYRIGRIEEAAGLRVRDGHGRLLDQTLQSFDHFQS is encoded by the coding sequence ATGGGTGAATTCGATCTGATTGCGCGCTACTTCACGCGTCCGGGGCGGACCGAGGGCGGGGTGGTGACGCACGGCATCGGCGATGACTGCGCCGTGCTCACGCCGACCCCCGGTTGGCAATGGCTGGTCTCGGCCGACATGCTGGTGGAAGGGCGTCACTTCCTGTCCACCGTCGCACCGAGGCGGTTGGGCCACAAGGCGCTGGCCGTGAACCTGAGCGATCTCGCCGCCTGTGGCGCGACCCCGCGCGCCTTCTTCCTGTCGCTGGCCATGCCGAGCGCCAACGAGGACTTCCTGGCCGGTTTCTCCGCGGGCCTGTTCGAGCTGGCCGACGCGCATGGCATCGTGCTGGCCGGTGGCGACACCACCGCAGGACCGCTCAACATCAACATCACCGTGATGGGTGAGGCCCCGCCCGGCACGGCCCTTCTGCGCTCCGGCGCGCGCGCGGGCGAGGATGTGTGGGTCAGCGGCACCTTGGGCGATGCGCGGCTGGCGCTGGAGGTGTTCCGCGGCAGTTTGTCCCTGCCGGGCGAGGCCTTCGAGGCGGTCCGCCTGGCGATGGAGCTGCCGCAGCCCCGCGTGGCGCTGGGTCAGGCGCTGCGTGGCATTGCCACCGCGGCGATCGATGTGTCCGACGGGCTGGCCGGGGACCTGGGCCATCTGCTGAAGCGGTCGAATGTCGGTGCCGAGCTGCATCTGGCCGATCTGCCCCGCTCCAGCGTCCTGGGCGCCATGCCGGAGGCGGTGCAACAGCTCTGCCTGCTCACTGGCGGCGACGATTACGAACTGGTCTTCACCGCGCCCGCCGACGCCCGTGCCCGCGTGCTCGATGCGGGTCGATCGACCGGCACCCCGGTCTACCGCATCGGCCGCATCGAGGAAGCGGCCGGCCTGCGGGTGCGGGACGGCCACGGCCGCCTGCTCGACCAGACCTTGCAGAGCTTCGACCACTTCCAGTCATGA
- a CDS encoding response regulator transcription factor: protein MKPQSLPMVYLVDDEEVVRDALSWLLRSRRLLSEGFGSAEAFESMLDGLPRQGLDWPSAPSCLLLDVRMPGMSGLALFERLIERGLLQTLPVIFLTGHGDVPTAVAAVKQGAYDFVEKPFSDNALVDRVEQALAVSAAAIDARDQHSALGQRIGELTEREREVMQLVVQGLPNKLIADQLNISVRTVEVHRARVFEKMEVKSAVELSNLLRGDGAAG, encoded by the coding sequence ATGAAGCCGCAGTCCTTGCCGATGGTCTACCTCGTCGACGACGAGGAGGTGGTGCGTGACGCACTGTCGTGGCTGTTGCGATCACGCCGGCTGCTGTCCGAAGGCTTTGGCAGCGCCGAGGCCTTCGAGTCCATGCTCGACGGATTGCCGCGTCAGGGCCTGGACTGGCCCAGCGCGCCCAGCTGTCTGCTGCTCGATGTGCGGATGCCGGGGATGAGCGGATTGGCCCTGTTCGAGCGACTGATCGAACGCGGTCTGCTGCAGACCTTGCCGGTGATCTTCCTGACCGGTCATGGCGATGTCCCGACCGCCGTGGCGGCCGTCAAGCAGGGCGCTTACGACTTCGTGGAGAAGCCGTTCTCCGACAACGCGCTGGTGGACCGGGTCGAGCAGGCGCTGGCCGTCAGCGCCGCCGCCATCGATGCCCGGGACCAGCATTCGGCGCTCGGTCAGCGCATCGGCGAACTCACCGAGCGCGAGCGCGAAGTCATGCAGCTCGTGGTGCAGGGACTGCCCAACAAACTGATTGCCGACCAGCTCAACATCAGCGTGCGCACTGTGGAGGTTCATCGCGCCCGGGTGTTCGAGAAGATGGAAGTGAAGTCCGCGGTCGAGCTGTCGAATCTGCTGCGCGGGGATGGTGCGGCTGGCTGA